The Cydia pomonella isolate Wapato2018A unplaced genomic scaffold, ilCydPomo1 PGA_scaffold_154, whole genome shotgun sequence genome includes a window with the following:
- the LOC133533321 gene encoding neurotrimin-like: METSCLVILLLTLSSVYCDSVFKSIPVTVKSYEHDSVLLPCYIHDTDVDIRVRWYKGETLLGDSRDPHHLLPPRTRLHANYSLEIDDLTADDTAQYTCEVIRPKPWGPIKQIHAIEVQSSPVIRTIPEDGFLEVKKGEFVDIGCEASGTPQPFVTWRKNGEPMALLEHRHRIKFKAEHRLLAGVFRCTAENGVGDPATADIRVIIHDAPVVSAVRSFVHTAVGLRAALAARVEFAAPMPRTTWYRDGRAVHTDDRIHRVVQDNVHQLIFRRVQARDLGNYTFRAENALGMADVSFKLTGVPNVASFKVDPALNRATSTGFTLIWEVDSYSNIIEYNLWLRPYYGRLATEPDSFTTQPPANLWHKIIVPGDSSDGPIHSATYTVRGLTPSTVYEAIVTSRNSFGWSKPSSILHFATEPGAGNYSPVTHDYNDYPIVLEDPKEAHNLTQAMVTYGSGSAVQPAAILISVVNFIVIGTF, from the exons ACGTCGATATTCGGGTCCGATGGTACAAAGGCGAGACCCTACTAGGAGACAGTCGAGACCCCCACCATCTTCTGCCACCGAGGACCCGACTCCACGCGAACTACAGCTTGGAAATAGACGATCTTACTGCAGATGACACTGCACAATATACTTGCGAG GTGATCCGTCCAAAACCATGGGGCCCGATCAAGCAGATCCATGCCATCGAAGTCCAGT CTTCGCCTGTGATCAGAACGATACCAGAAGACGGTTTCCTCGAGGTGAAGAAAGGGGAGTTTGTGGACATCGGCTGCGAGGCCAGCGGCACTCCGCAGCCGTTCGTTACTTGGAGGAAGAAT GGCGAGCCCATGGCGCTGCTAGAACATCGACATCGCATCAAGTTTAAAGCGGAGCACAGGTTGCTGGCCGGGGTATTCCGTTGCACGGCCGAAAATGGTGTGGGGGACCCGGCTACGGCGGACATTCGGGTCATCATTCACG ATGCGCCCGTGGTGTCCGCGGTGCGTAGTTTCGTCCACACCGCGGTCGGGCTGCGAGCGGCGTTGGCGGCGCGGGTAGAATTCGCCGCTCCGATGCCGCGAACGACGTGGTATCGGGACGGGCGCGCCGTACACACTGATGACAG GATACACAGGGTGGTCCAGGACAACGTGCACCAGCTTATATTCCGTCGAGTCCAAGCAAGAGACCTGGGGAACTACACCTTCCGAGCTGAAAACGCTCTCGGCATGGCCGACGTGTCCTTTAAACTAACAG GGGTCCCAAACGTGGCTTCCTTTAAAGTGGACCCTGCGCTCAACAGGGCGACCTCCACCGGCTTTACTCTCATCTGGGAGGTCGATTCATACTCCAACATCATTG AATACAACCTGTGGCTACGGCCATATTACGGCCGTCTGGCTACCGAGCCTGACAGCTTCACGACGCAGCCCCCAGCCAATCTCTGGCACAAGATCATCGTACCTGGAGACTCCAGCGACG GCCCTATTCATAGTGCCACTTACACAGTACGAGGCCTCACGCCCTCTACCGTCTACGAAGCGATAGTCACGTCAAGAAACAG tttCGGGTGGAGTAAACCTTCGTCGATCTTGCACTTTGCGACTGAACCTGGAG CGGGCAACTATTCTCCTGTAACCCACGACTACAATGACTATCCAATCGTCCTAGAAGACCCGAAGGAAGCACACAACCTGACACAAGCGATGGTCACCTACGGCTCCGGATCTGCGGTCCAACCGGCAGCCATTTTGATTTCTGTCGTAAACTTCATTGTGATAGGTACATTTTGA